The following coding sequences lie in one Clostridiisalibacter paucivorans DSM 22131 genomic window:
- a CDS encoding UPF0236 family transposase-like protein, whose protein sequence is MYKISLKEMDINFKDLEKRIYEFVCRQACEIITELLNQLDDELMKERDKKIYRNKGFKKTCIKTVMGEI, encoded by the coding sequence ATGTATAAGATAAGTTTAAAGGAAATGGATATAAATTTCAAGGATTTAGAGAAAAGGATTTATGAATTTGTTTGCCGTCAGGCATGTGAAATAATCACAGAGCTACTTAATCAACTAGATGATGAGCTAATGAAAGAAAGAGATAAGAAGATATATAGAAATAAAGGTTTCAAGAAAACATGTATCAAGACAGTAATGGGTGAGATTG
- a CDS encoding methionine ABC transporter ATP-binding protein — protein sequence MISIESLNKVFKNSDKSNFYALKNINLKIQEGEIYGIIGLSGAGKSTLIRCLNRLEEPSSGEIYIDNSDITKYNTSQLRELRKSIGMIFQHFNILSSRTVFQNIAFPLEISGYSKNEIKKRVEKLLELVELSDKRDTYPSQLSGGQKQRVAIARALANEPKILLSDESTSALDPKTTKSILNLIKKIQKEMSLTVILITHQMEVIKEICDKVAIIEDGEIIESGNVEDIFASPKTKTAKAFVSSIHTNTEEELNFPKIKGTKVIKLKFLGETSKEPLVSQAIKKFDIDINILSGNISELMKTSVGHLIIQVFGECNEIEETIHWFNTNKVNTEVIWNG from the coding sequence ATGATATCTATTGAAAGCTTAAACAAAGTATTTAAAAACAGTGACAAAAGCAACTTCTATGCCCTAAAAAATATAAATTTAAAGATTCAAGAAGGAGAGATATACGGAATAATAGGGCTAAGTGGTGCAGGTAAATCTACTCTTATTAGATGTCTCAATAGACTAGAAGAGCCCTCTTCTGGTGAAATATATATAGACAATAGTGACATCACTAAATATAATACCTCCCAATTAAGGGAATTAAGAAAAAGTATTGGTATGATTTTTCAACATTTTAACATATTGAGCTCCAGAACAGTTTTCCAAAATATAGCCTTTCCATTAGAAATCTCAGGATATAGTAAAAATGAGATCAAAAAAAGGGTTGAAAAACTTCTAGAGCTAGTAGAACTTTCAGATAAAAGGGATACATATCCCTCCCAATTAAGTGGAGGCCAAAAACAGAGGGTTGCCATAGCAAGGGCCCTCGCCAATGAACCCAAGATACTTTTAAGTGATGAATCCACATCTGCATTGGACCCTAAAACTACTAAATCTATACTAAATTTAATTAAAAAAATCCAAAAAGAGATGAGTTTGACTGTAATATTGATTACACATCAAATGGAAGTTATAAAGGAAATCTGTGATAAAGTAGCAATAATTGAAGATGGTGAAATTATAGAATCGGGAAATGTAGAAGATATATTTGCAAGCCCCAAAACCAAAACTGCAAAGGCCTTTGTATCCAGTATTCATACCAATACTGAAGAAGAGTTGAATTTTCCTAAAATCAAAGGTACTAAAGTTATAAAACTAAAATTTTTAGGCGAGACATCAAAGGAACCCTTAGTATCTCAAGCCATAAAGAAGTTTGATATTGACATAAATATCTTATCAGGCAATATAAGTGAACTTATGAAAACCAGTGTAGGTCATTTGATAATTCAAGTTTTTGGAGAGTGTAATGAAATAGAAGAGACAATCCACTGGTTCAATACTAATAAAGTTAATACAGAGGTGATTTGGAATGGCTGA
- a CDS encoding methionine ABC transporter permease: MADILHLLIDPLWETLYMVGASTIFSLALGLPLGVLLVITEKGGIWEKTMLNSILETIVNISRSFPFIILMILVFPLSKFVVGTTIGTTASIVPLSIAAAPFVARVIESSLKEVDKGILEAADSMGATIPQIIFKVLIPEAMPALVLGITLTIINLISYSAMAGAIGAGGLGDLAIRYGFYRFQTDVMIAAVIVIIILVQLVQWLGNTIANNINKK, translated from the coding sequence ATGGCTGATATTTTACATTTACTTATTGACCCCCTTTGGGAGACGCTATATATGGTCGGTGCTTCCACAATATTTTCGTTGGCATTGGGACTTCCTTTGGGAGTGCTATTAGTTATAACTGAAAAGGGAGGCATATGGGAAAAAACTATGCTCAATTCAATTTTGGAGACTATAGTTAATATAAGTCGATCTTTCCCTTTTATTATTCTAATGATCTTAGTATTTCCCCTTTCAAAATTTGTTGTGGGAACTACTATCGGGACTACTGCCAGTATAGTACCTCTATCTATAGCTGCTGCTCCATTTGTTGCTAGAGTAATAGAATCTTCACTTAAAGAGGTAGACAAAGGAATTTTAGAGGCAGCAGACTCTATGGGAGCCACTATTCCCCAAATAATATTTAAAGTATTAATCCCTGAGGCTATGCCTGCATTAGTATTAGGTATTACTTTGACTATTATAAATTTAATAAGTTATTCTGCCATGGCAGGAGCCATAGGGGCTGGTGGTTTAGGAGACTTGGCAATAAGATATGGTTTTTATAGATTTCAAACTGATGTGATGATTGCTGCTGTAATTGTCATAATAATTTTGGTTCAATTAGTACAGTGGTTGGGAAATACCATTGCTAACAATATAAATAAAAAATAG
- a CDS encoding MetQ/NlpA family ABC transporter substrate-binding protein: MKKIISLLLVLTLLGSITLAGCGNNNSNGDTSKEDNVITIGASPVPHEEILNAIKADLETQGIELKIIQFTDYVKPNMALADGEIDANFFQHEPYMNKFKEEKGVDITSLGKVHIEPLGLYSNSASSIEELKDGASIAIPNDPTNGGRALILLQNNGLIKLKEGIGLEATELDIAENPKNFVFKPLEAAQLPRVLDDVDAAVINGNYALEAGLVPTEDAILIEGADSPYANIIAIRSGEENSEKLQALLKALHSDKVKEFIEENYNGGVVPTF, translated from the coding sequence ATGAAAAAAATTATTTCTCTTTTATTAGTATTAACTTTACTAGGTTCTATCACTTTAGCAGGATGTGGCAATAATAATTCCAATGGTGATACTTCTAAGGAAGACAATGTAATTACAATAGGTGCGTCTCCTGTCCCCCACGAAGAGATACTTAACGCTATTAAAGCAGATCTAGAAACACAGGGCATTGAACTTAAAATAATCCAATTCACCGACTATGTTAAACCTAATATGGCTTTAGCAGATGGTGAAATAGATGCCAATTTCTTTCAGCATGAGCCTTATATGAATAAATTTAAAGAAGAAAAAGGTGTAGATATTACATCATTAGGTAAAGTGCATATAGAACCTTTGGGATTATATTCAAACTCCGCCTCTTCCATTGAGGAATTAAAAGATGGTGCCTCTATAGCTATACCAAATGACCCTACTAATGGTGGTAGAGCATTAATACTTTTACAAAACAATGGATTAATAAAACTAAAGGAAGGTATTGGATTAGAAGCTACAGAATTGGATATAGCTGAAAATCCAAAGAACTTTGTATTCAAACCTCTTGAGGCAGCTCAACTCCCAAGAGTATTAGATGATGTAGATGCAGCCGTAATAAATGGAAACTATGCATTGGAAGCAGGATTAGTACCTACAGAAGATGCTATCCTTATTGAAGGTGCTGACTCTCCATATGCAAATATTATAGCTATTAGAAGTGGCGAAGAAAACAGCGAAAAACTTCAAGCATTGTTAAAAGCCCTTCACTCCGATAAAGTTAAAGAATTTATTGAAGAAAATTATAATGGCGGTGTTGTACCTACATTTTAA
- a CDS encoding carbon starvation CstA family protein, with protein sequence MVSFLSSIAILIIGYFIYGAFVEKVFGVQEDRPTPAISMTDGVDFVPMKWSKIFLIQFLNIAGLGPIFGAIMGALFGPAAFIWIVLGSIFAGGVHDYFSGMLSVRHEGKSISEIVGIYLGENARRIMRVFSVVLLILVGTVFMTGPAKLLADLELFGLGSLNIWLAIILVYYFMATILPVDKVIGRVYPLFGAALLIMAIGIGGMMVIKGYNIPEVTLTNMHPKGLTLWPMLFVTIACGAISGFHATQSPMMARCMTNEKYGRKIFYGSMIAEGIIALVWAAAAMTFFDGGVLGLDAAVDAGGPGAVVNTISSSLLGTIGGLLAMLGVIAAPITSGDTAFRSARLVMADAVGYKQGVIKNRLMLAIPIFAIGFALTRIDFNVIWRYFAWSNQTLATIVLWSASAYLIQNNKLHWISTVPATFMTAVSVTYILQAKEGFRLSTSISYPVGILAAIVALIIFLKVQSKVSNNTNTVQNNV encoded by the coding sequence ATGGTATCATTTTTGAGTTCCATAGCAATACTTATAATAGGATATTTCATTTATGGAGCCTTTGTTGAAAAGGTTTTCGGAGTTCAGGAGGATAGACCTACTCCAGCGATATCTATGACTGATGGGGTGGATTTTGTTCCGATGAAATGGAGTAAAATTTTCTTGATACAGTTCTTAAATATAGCTGGATTAGGACCTATTTTTGGTGCTATTATGGGAGCACTTTTTGGACCTGCGGCCTTTATATGGATAGTATTGGGAAGTATATTTGCAGGAGGAGTACATGATTATTTTTCTGGAATGCTTTCTGTTAGACATGAGGGTAAAAGTATATCAGAAATAGTAGGTATATACTTAGGAGAGAATGCAAGGAGGATTATGAGGGTATTTTCAGTAGTATTGCTGATCCTTGTTGGAACAGTATTTATGACTGGACCTGCTAAATTACTTGCAGATTTAGAACTATTTGGGTTGGGAAGTTTAAATATATGGTTAGCTATAATACTAGTTTATTATTTTATGGCAACAATATTGCCAGTTGACAAGGTTATTGGTAGAGTTTATCCTCTATTTGGAGCGGCCCTTCTTATAATGGCTATTGGAATAGGGGGAATGATGGTAATAAAGGGATATAATATACCAGAAGTTACATTGACTAATATGCATCCTAAGGGATTGACTTTATGGCCTATGTTATTTGTTACTATAGCATGTGGTGCCATATCAGGGTTCCATGCTACTCAATCACCTATGATGGCTAGATGTATGACTAATGAAAAATACGGCAGAAAGATTTTCTATGGATCAATGATTGCAGAAGGTATAATAGCATTGGTCTGGGCAGCAGCGGCAATGACGTTTTTTGATGGAGGAGTATTAGGGCTTGATGCAGCAGTAGATGCAGGAGGACCTGGAGCTGTAGTAAATACAATATCTAGTAGCTTATTGGGAACTATAGGTGGTTTATTAGCTATGTTGGGAGTTATAGCTGCGCCTATAACATCTGGAGATACAGCATTTAGAAGTGCAAGATTAGTTATGGCAGATGCAGTTGGATATAAGCAAGGAGTTATAAAAAATAGATTAATGTTAGCTATACCCATATTTGCAATAGGATTTGCATTAACTAGAATAGACTTTAATGTAATATGGAGATATTTCGCATGGTCGAATCAGACATTAGCAACGATTGTATTGTGGTCAGCATCAGCTTATCTTATACAAAATAATAAATTGCATTGGATATCAACGGTGCCCGCAACATTTATGACAGCTGTGTCTGTAACATATATTTTACAAGCAAAAGAGGGATTTAGACTTTCTACTAGTATTTCATATCCAGTAGGTATTTTAGCTGCTATAGTAGCTTTGATTATATTTTTAAAGGTTCAAAGTAAAGTATCTAATAATACAAATACTGTACAGAACAATGTATAA
- a CDS encoding LytR/AlgR family response regulator transcription factor, with product MINCLIVDDEMPAREEIKYLLEDIEDVNIVGEASHGLEAIEMNDILNPDLVILDIQMPKINGLKVAEEIYKREKKPLIIFVTAYDDFAIKAFEVNAIDYLLKPVSKVRLEKALDKIRSISKTITPQYERHIERLISDIKVKEEGEVNKICLYKNGALIPLDSKDIIYCTVEERDTIVISKKGRFIYQDTLSKLEKKLVHCGFFRSHRSFIINLDYIESIEPWFNSTYQVKMQNVEEKIPVSRSQVKEFKKIMDIK from the coding sequence ATGATAAATTGTCTTATTGTAGATGATGAGATGCCAGCAAGGGAAGAAATCAAATACTTACTAGAGGATATAGAAGATGTAAATATAGTTGGAGAAGCATCTCATGGATTAGAAGCGATAGAAATGAATGATATACTTAATCCAGATTTAGTGATATTAGATATTCAAATGCCAAAGATAAATGGCTTGAAGGTGGCAGAGGAAATATATAAAAGAGAAAAAAAGCCATTAATAATATTTGTAACGGCATATGATGACTTTGCAATAAAGGCATTTGAAGTAAATGCAATAGATTATTTATTGAAGCCAGTTTCTAAGGTTAGATTAGAAAAGGCATTAGATAAGATAAGGTCTATAAGTAAGACTATAACTCCTCAATATGAAAGACATATAGAGAGATTAATTAGTGATATAAAGGTAAAGGAAGAAGGAGAGGTAAATAAAATCTGTCTATATAAGAATGGAGCATTGATACCTCTAGATTCCAAAGATATAATATATTGTACAGTAGAAGAGAGGGATACCATAGTTATATCAAAGAAGGGAAGATTTATTTATCAGGACACATTGAGTAAACTTGAAAAAAAATTAGTACATTGTGGTTTTTTCAGAAGTCACAGAAGTTTTATCATAAATTTAGATTATATAGAGTCTATTGAGCCTTGGTTTAATAGCACATATCAAGTTAAAATGCAGAATGTAGAAGAAAAAATACCTGTAAGTAGGAGTCAGGTTAAAGAATTTAAAAAGATTATGGATATAAAGTAG
- a CDS encoding sensor histidine kinase yields MDIMGNLGNRVGIIIVLAFILSKVNVFRHLLEKNKIGYKDKIILSVFFGLFGIFGTYSGIPIRGALANSRVIGVFVGGLLGGPFVGVISGIIAGGHRWIIDIGGFTALACALSTITEGLMSGFLSKKFYETDNKWLFALAAGAIAEMLQMVIILMVARPFDMAVRLVEIIAIPMIVANAIGISIFIGIIETIFKDQEQAAAIQAQRALKIANKTLKYLRKGFNKETAYETAKIIYDMTDLKAVAITNKEKILAHVGIGEDHHITGDDIKTGLTKDVIKYGNYRVAYNSDQIDCGNSNCKLKSAVIVPLEGQNNVIGALKLYKTTENAITQIDLELALGLAMLFSTQIELSKIEEQSKLLAKAELKALQAQINPHFLFNAINTIVSFIRIKPDKARQLLIHLGDYFRKNLQQNQEEVNLMKEIEHINSYLEIEKARFGDKLNVKYHIDEDIQCYLPPLILQPLVENAIKHGIMEKLDNGTIDIIAEDMEEETILIVKDDGIGMEKEKLYNIFSNDKGNQSIGLINVNQRLINKYGDNYGLKIESNVGVGTKVIMKIPKQRGDFK; encoded by the coding sequence ATGGATATAATGGGCAATTTAGGAAATAGGGTAGGTATAATAATAGTATTGGCATTTATACTGTCAAAGGTAAATGTTTTTAGGCATTTATTAGAAAAGAATAAAATAGGATATAAAGATAAAATAATTTTATCTGTTTTTTTTGGCTTATTTGGTATATTTGGAACATATTCAGGTATACCTATACGGGGAGCATTGGCCAATTCTAGAGTTATTGGAGTATTTGTTGGAGGGCTTTTAGGTGGTCCCTTTGTTGGAGTAATATCAGGGATTATTGCTGGGGGACATAGGTGGATTATAGATATTGGAGGATTTACTGCACTGGCTTGTGCATTATCTACTATCACAGAGGGACTAATGTCAGGGTTTTTAAGTAAGAAGTTTTATGAAACAGACAATAAGTGGTTATTTGCATTGGCGGCGGGAGCTATTGCAGAGATGCTACAAATGGTAATAATATTGATGGTTGCTAGACCCTTTGATATGGCAGTGAGACTGGTTGAAATCATTGCTATACCTATGATAGTGGCCAATGCAATAGGCATATCCATATTTATAGGCATAATAGAAACCATATTTAAGGATCAGGAACAGGCTGCTGCAATCCAAGCCCAGAGAGCATTAAAGATAGCCAATAAGACATTAAAGTATTTGAGGAAGGGGTTTAATAAAGAAACTGCCTATGAGACTGCTAAAATAATATATGATATGACAGATTTAAAGGCGGTGGCTATAACTAATAAAGAAAAAATACTGGCCCATGTGGGTATCGGAGAAGATCACCATATAACGGGAGATGATATAAAAACAGGGTTGACTAAAGATGTAATTAAATATGGAAATTATAGGGTAGCTTACAATAGTGATCAGATTGATTGTGGTAATAGTAATTGCAAATTAAAATCGGCAGTTATAGTGCCATTGGAAGGACAGAATAATGTCATAGGTGCATTAAAGCTTTATAAGACTACAGAAAATGCCATTACACAAATTGATTTAGAACTGGCATTGGGGCTAGCAATGCTATTTTCTACACAGATAGAATTGAGCAAAATAGAAGAACAATCAAAATTATTAGCTAAGGCCGAATTAAAGGCACTTCAAGCTCAAATAAATCCCCATTTTTTATTTAATGCTATAAATACAATAGTATCTTTTATAAGGATAAAACCTGATAAGGCCAGACAGCTATTGATACATCTTGGTGATTACTTTAGAAAGAATCTCCAACAAAATCAAGAAGAAGTAAATCTAATGAAAGAGATAGAGCATATAAATTCATATTTAGAAATAGAAAAGGCTAGATTTGGAGATAAATTAAACGTAAAATACCATATAGATGAAGATATACAATGTTATTTGCCACCATTAATATTACAGCCATTGGTTGAAAATGCTATAAAACATGGTATAATGGAGAAATTAGATAATGGAACAATAGATATAATTGCAGAAGATATGGAAGAAGAAACTATACTTATTGTTAAAGATGATGGAATAGGCATGGAAAAGGAAAAGTTATATAATATATTTTCTAATGACAAGGGAAACCAATCTATAGGACTTATAAATGTTAATCAGAGATTAATAAATAAATATGGTGATAATTATGGTTTGAAGATAGAAAGTAATGTTGGAGTAGGTACCAAGGTGATTATGAAAATTCCTAAGCAGAGAGGTGACTTTAAATGA
- the hisIE gene encoding bifunctional phosphoribosyl-AMP cyclohydrolase/phosphoribosyl-ATP diphosphatase HisIE: MDFIKDIKFDKNGLIPAIIQDINTNEVLMLAYMNEESLERTWKSGETWFYSRSRKKLWHKGEESGNTQEIIKMDYDCDGDTILVKVRQKGVACHTGEYSCFHNNILDKDIDGKIKDFIYRLYKLIEHRRSNPTEGSYTNYLFDQGIDKILKKVGEESSEVIIGAKNESRDEVVYEVSDLVYHILVLLVHMGIDIDDIKGELYKRHNTVRS, encoded by the coding sequence ATGGATTTTATAAAAGATATAAAATTTGATAAAAATGGACTTATACCTGCAATAATTCAAGATATCAATACTAATGAAGTGTTAATGTTAGCATATATGAATGAGGAATCACTGGAGAGAACATGGAAAAGTGGAGAGACATGGTTTTATAGTAGGAGTAGAAAAAAACTTTGGCATAAGGGGGAGGAATCAGGAAATACACAAGAAATAATAAAAATGGACTATGATTGTGATGGTGACACTATATTAGTTAAAGTTAGACAAAAGGGTGTGGCTTGTCATACGGGAGAATATTCTTGTTTTCATAATAATATATTAGACAAAGATATTGATGGAAAAATTAAAGATTTCATATATAGATTATATAAATTAATAGAACACAGGAGATCTAATCCCACAGAAGGCTCATATACCAACTATTTATTTGACCAGGGAATAGATAAGATATTGAAAAAGGTAGGGGAAGAATCCAGTGAAGTAATAATAGGGGCTAAAAATGAAAGTAGAGATGAAGTAGTTTATGAAGTAAGTGATTTGGTATATCATATATTGGTGTTATTAGTTCATATGGGCATAGATATAGATGATATAAAAGGGGAATTGTACAAAAGGCATAATACAGTTCGTAGCTAG
- the hisF gene encoding imidazole glycerol phosphate synthase subunit HisF, translating to MITKRIIPCLDVKNGRVVKGTKFKDIRDVEDPVKLAKYYNDAGADELVFYDITASYEERDIFLDVVKRTADEIFIPFTVGGGVKTLEDFTEILRSGADKISINSSAVKTPTLITEGALKFGSQCVVVSIDAKRDNLAPSGWTVYINGGRINTGLDVLKWAKKAVQLGAGELVINSIDTDGVKDGYDIELMKLISNETNVPIVASGGAGEYRDFYEVFNGGFSDAALAASVFHFNKISIPKLKNYLAKNGVNVRKD from the coding sequence ATGATAACCAAGAGAATAATCCCATGTCTTGATGTGAAAAATGGCAGGGTAGTCAAGGGCACTAAATTTAAAGATATAAGAGACGTTGAGGACCCTGTAAAATTAGCTAAATATTATAACGATGCAGGAGCAGATGAATTGGTATTTTATGACATAACTGCTTCATATGAAGAAAGAGATATATTTTTGGATGTAGTAAAAAGGACTGCAGATGAGATATTTATACCCTTTACTGTGGGTGGAGGAGTAAAGACCTTGGAGGATTTTACTGAGATTTTAAGGTCAGGTGCAGATAAAATTTCTATAAATTCTAGTGCAGTAAAGACACCGACACTGATTACAGAGGGGGCATTAAAATTTGGGAGTCAATGTGTGGTAGTGTCAATAGATGCTAAAAGAGATAATTTAGCTCCTTCAGGATGGACTGTATATATAAATGGTGGAAGGATTAATACAGGGCTAGATGTATTAAAATGGGCCAAAAAAGCTGTCCAGTTAGGAGCAGGAGAACTAGTTATAAACAGTATTGATACCGATGGTGTAAAGGACGGATATGATATAGAACTTATGAAACTTATATCAAATGAGACCAATGTGCCTATAGTAGCATCTGGAGGTGCAGGAGAATATAGAGATTTTTATGAAGTTTTTAATGGAGGGTTCTCTGATGCGGCATTGGCGGCATCTGTATTTCATTTTAATAAAATATCTATACCTAAGTTAAAGAATTATTTAGCTAAGAACGGTGTAAATGTGAGAAAGGACTGA
- the hisA gene encoding 1-(5-phosphoribosyl)-5-[(5-phosphoribosylamino)methylideneamino]imidazole-4-carboxamide isomerase, translating into MIIYPAIDIKDGKCVRLKQGKFKDITIYNDNPVQVAKDWEKKGAKYIHIVDLDGALKGKSFNREIIKEIILSINIPIQIGGGIRTLEDITGYIDMGADKVIIGTKAIEDKRFLNDVLKKYRDNIVISIDAKDGLIAAHGWTSISSINAVDFIVELERMGIKTVVYTDISKDGMMKGPNFEMYSEIMDKSNIDIVASGGVSTIEDVFKLREMDVYGCIIGKALYNGNIDFECLNKKIGQ; encoded by the coding sequence ATGATTATTTATCCAGCTATAGATATAAAGGATGGCAAATGTGTAAGACTGAAACAGGGAAAGTTTAAAGATATAACTATTTACAATGATAATCCTGTACAAGTGGCAAAAGATTGGGAAAAAAAGGGTGCAAAATATATCCATATTGTAGATTTAGATGGGGCATTGAAAGGAAAATCCTTTAATAGGGAAATAATAAAAGAAATAATATTATCAATAAATATACCTATCCAAATAGGAGGGGGTATAAGAACATTAGAAGATATAACTGGTTATATAGATATGGGAGCAGATAAAGTTATAATAGGTACTAAGGCTATTGAGGATAAAAGATTTTTAAACGATGTGTTAAAGAAATATAGAGATAATATAGTTATATCCATAGATGCAAAGGATGGTCTTATAGCAGCACATGGATGGACAAGTATTTCTAGTATAAATGCAGTAGATTTTATAGTGGAACTAGAAAGAATGGGGATAAAGACCGTAGTATATACTGATATATCAAAGGATGGCATGATGAAAGGGCCTAATTTTGAGATGTATAGCGAGATAATGGATAAAAGCAATATAGATATAGTAGCATCTGGAGGGGTAAGTACAATAGAGGATGTATTTAAACTTAGAGAAATGGATGTATATGGATGTATAATAGGCAAGGCATTATACAATGGAAATATTGATTTCGAATGTCTTAATAAAAAAATAGGGCAATAG
- the hisH gene encoding imidazole glycerol phosphate synthase subunit HisH translates to MIAIIDYGVGNVRSVEKALNALGFEAQITDNIKDIDNASGLILPGVGAFRDAISKLNNSQLTDCIKKNVYNKKPLLGICLGMQLLYDKSYEDGEYEGLGIISGDIVKFNQDVKIPHMGWNKLYFNDEDPILKYIKEESYVYFVHSYYAKPYGKEIIAYTDYGVKVPAIVKNNNVYGMQFHPEKSGEIGLNLLKAFGEMVI, encoded by the coding sequence ATGATTGCAATAATAGATTATGGTGTTGGTAATGTGCGCAGTGTGGAAAAGGCATTGAATGCATTGGGATTTGAAGCTCAAATAACCGATAATATAAAGGATATAGATAATGCATCGGGGTTGATATTACCTGGAGTGGGTGCCTTTAGGGATGCCATATCTAAGTTAAACAATAGCCAGTTAACAGATTGTATAAAGAAAAATGTCTATAATAAAAAGCCTCTTTTGGGAATATGTTTAGGGATGCAATTACTGTATGATAAAAGCTATGAAGATGGTGAATATGAAGGATTAGGCATTATATCTGGGGATATTGTAAAATTTAATCAAGATGTTAAGATTCCCCATATGGGCTGGAATAAGTTATATTTTAATGATGAAGATCCTATTTTAAAATATATAAAAGAAGAAAGCTATGTATATTTTGTACATTCTTATTATGCAAAACCCTATGGAAAAGAAATTATAGCATATACAGATTATGGAGTTAAAGTACCTGCTATAGTTAAAAATAATAATGTATATGGAATGCAGTTTCACCCAGAAAAAAGTGGAGAAATAGGACTAAATCTATTAAAGGCATTTGGGGAGATGGTAATATGA